In one Parageobacillus genomosp. 1 genomic region, the following are encoded:
- a CDS encoding NADH-quinone oxidoreductase subunit J, which produces MSGEYLAFLALALVAITGGVLMLNLTKVVHMVIALVFTFISIAGLYVLLSAEFVAVVQVLIYSGAITIMMLFGIMLTRHQEEEGEKTTTGGFWRKALTAIAVFAFGIAVYLGVYQLDFGEEGAHLHENNTEQIGIALYSHYTIPFEIASVILLVALVGAIILAKKDDEGASK; this is translated from the coding sequence GTGAGCGGAGAATATCTCGCCTTTTTAGCACTCGCCCTCGTTGCCATTACCGGCGGGGTGTTGATGCTCAACTTAACGAAAGTCGTTCACATGGTCATCGCGCTCGTATTCACCTTCATTAGCATCGCGGGGTTGTATGTGCTGTTATCAGCGGAGTTTGTCGCTGTCGTGCAAGTGTTGATTTACTCGGGCGCCATCACCATTATGATGCTGTTTGGCATCATGCTGACGCGCCATCAGGAAGAAGAGGGAGAAAAAACGACAACGGGCGGATTTTGGCGCAAAGCGCTCACCGCCATTGCCGTCTTCGCCTTTGGCATCGCTGTTTATCTCGGCGTTTACCAGCTTGATTTTGGCGAGGAAGGCGCCCACCTGCATGAAAACAATACAGAGCAGATCGGCATAGCGCTATATTCCCATTATACAATCCCGTTTGAAATTGCGTCCGTCATTTTGCTTGTCGCGCTCGTCGGGGCGATTATACTGGCAAAAAAAGATGATGAGGGGGCATCGAAATGA
- a CDS encoding NuoB/complex I 20 kDa subunit family protein produces MDVKWLDVPEGEMEEVKRNVFLTTFDQLKAWARSNSLWPLTFGLACCAIEMMAVGGSHYDLDRFGSFFRASPRQSDVMIVSGTVTKKMAPILRRLYDQMPEPKWVIAMGSCATAGGPYVKSYSVVKGVDQIVPVDVYIPGCPPNPAALIYGINKLKEKIRYEAKTGKKVL; encoded by the coding sequence ATGGATGTAAAATGGCTTGACGTCCCTGAAGGGGAGATGGAAGAGGTAAAGCGCAATGTGTTTTTGACGACGTTTGATCAGTTAAAGGCATGGGCCCGCAGCAATTCCCTCTGGCCGCTAACGTTCGGTCTTGCCTGTTGTGCGATTGAAATGATGGCGGTCGGTGGCTCCCACTACGATTTAGACCGGTTTGGCTCGTTTTTCCGCGCCTCGCCGCGGCAGTCCGACGTCATGATCGTCTCGGGAACGGTGACAAAAAAGATGGCGCCGATTTTGCGCCGCTTATATGACCAAATGCCGGAGCCAAAATGGGTGATTGCCATGGGATCATGCGCGACGGCGGGCGGACCGTATGTGAAATCCTACAGCGTCGTCAAAGGAGTAGATCAAATCGTGCCGGTCGACGTCTATATTCCTGGCTGTCCGCCAAATCCCGCCGCGTTGATTTACGGGATTAATAAATTAAAAGAAAAGATTCGTTATGAAGCGAAGACAGGGAAGAAGGTGCTGTAA
- the nuoI gene encoding NADH-quinone oxidoreductase subunit NuoI produces MIGLAKGLAYTLKNLTREKVTYDYPNEPLPLPDRFRGIQKFYPEKCIVCNQCANICPTDCIQLTGKKHPDPTKKGKIIDTYNINFEICILCDLCTEVCPTEAIVMTNNFELAEYSRDALYKDLAWLDENDTNIRKENKP; encoded by the coding sequence ATGATCGGGTTGGCCAAAGGATTGGCGTATACGTTAAAAAATTTGACGCGCGAGAAAGTGACGTACGACTATCCGAACGAACCGCTTCCGCTTCCGGACCGGTTCCGCGGCATTCAAAAGTTTTATCCGGAAAAATGCATTGTTTGCAACCAATGTGCCAATATTTGTCCGACGGACTGTATTCAGCTGACGGGGAAAAAACACCCGGATCCGACGAAAAAAGGGAAAATCATCGATACGTACAACATTAACTTTGAAATTTGTATTTTATGCGATCTTTGCACCGAGGTATGTCCGACGGAAGCCATTGTCATGACCAACAATTTCGAACTGGCCGAATACAGCCGCGATGCCCTTTATAAAGATTTGGCATGGCTCGATGAGAACGATACAAACATTCGAAAGGAGAATAAGCCGTGA
- a CDS encoding NADH-quinone oxidoreductase subunit D, translated as MLRTEEMILNVGPQHPSTHGVFRLILKVDGEIIQEATPVIGYLHRGTEKLAESLQYTQIIPYTDRMDYLSAMTNNYVICHAVETMMGIEVPERAEYLRVLAMELGRIASHLVWWGTYLLDIGAISPFLYAFREREMIINLLNELSGARLTFNYMRVGGVKWDAPDGWIEKVKQFVPYMREQLAGYHDLVTGNEIFRHRVIGIGKYTKEDALNYSLSGVNLRCTGVKWDLRKNEPYSIYDRFDFDIPVAEEGDCFARYQCRLAEIEQSLNIIEQACEQFPEGGEIMGKVPRIIKAPPGETFVRIESPRGEIGCYIASDGKKEPYRLKFRRPSFYNLQILPKLLKGENIANVIAILGSIDIVLGEVDG; from the coding sequence ATGCTTCGGACGGAAGAAATGATTTTAAACGTAGGACCGCAGCACCCAAGCACACACGGGGTTTTCCGCCTCATCTTAAAAGTGGATGGCGAGATCATTCAAGAAGCGACACCGGTCATCGGCTACCTCCACCGCGGAACGGAAAAGCTGGCAGAGAGTCTGCAATATACGCAAATCATCCCGTACACGGACCGGATGGACTATTTGTCGGCAATGACGAACAACTATGTCATTTGCCATGCCGTCGAAACGATGATGGGCATTGAAGTTCCGGAAAGGGCAGAATATTTGCGCGTTTTGGCAATGGAGCTTGGGAGAATCGCCAGCCATCTTGTCTGGTGGGGGACGTATTTGCTCGATATTGGCGCCATCAGCCCATTTCTATATGCGTTCCGCGAGCGGGAAATGATTATTAATCTATTAAACGAGCTATCGGGAGCACGCCTGACTTTCAACTATATGCGCGTCGGCGGTGTGAAATGGGATGCGCCGGATGGTTGGATCGAAAAAGTGAAGCAGTTTGTCCCGTATATGCGCGAACAACTTGCCGGCTATCACGATCTGGTGACGGGGAATGAAATTTTCCGCCATCGCGTCATCGGCATCGGCAAATATACGAAAGAGGACGCGCTCAACTATTCATTAAGCGGCGTGAACTTACGCTGCACCGGCGTGAAATGGGACTTGCGGAAAAACGAGCCGTACTCCATTTATGACCGCTTCGATTTCGACATCCCCGTCGCGGAGGAAGGAGACTGTTTTGCCCGCTATCAGTGCCGTTTGGCAGAAATCGAACAATCGTTGAACATCATTGAACAAGCGTGTGAACAATTTCCAGAAGGCGGAGAAATTATGGGAAAAGTGCCGCGGATCATTAAAGCGCCGCCGGGAGAAACGTTCGTCCGCATCGAATCGCCGCGTGGCGAAATCGGCTGCTATATCGCCAGCGACGGCAAAAAAGAGCCGTACCGCCTCAAATTCCGTCGGCCGTCGTTTTACAATTTGCAAATACTTCCGAAACTGCTGAAAGGTGAAAATATCGCGAACGTCATTGCCATTCTTGGCTCCATCGATATTGTGCTCGGGGAGGTCGACGGATAA
- a CDS encoding NADH-quinone oxidoreductase subunit M — protein MNGTYFLSLLIFSPLLGVILLAFVPKTQERTVKLLGFLSTLPPLLLSLFAFSQYLRGYRLEHLAEKHDWVRFADFPFLTESTYLIRYELNIDGFSLVMIVLTSLLATLAAAASIHIKKEWKGYFQLFLLLEIGMLGVFAAGNMILFFIFLEMTLVPMFFLVGKWGGFDRERAAYSYLLYNGLGSAILLIVILVLFARAGTSNLVLLKEMLHNPVAQVQLIAPLSKELRLWLFVALFIAFGIKLPIVPFHRWMLRVHVEAPPAIVMLHAGVLLKIGAYGLIRFGIGLFPDQFRHFAFWIAVLGVVNLLYGAFLAFVQEEFKMVLAYSSVSHMGIILIGLGALNEAGIQGAIFQAVSHGLIAAFLFLLVSILYERTNTTAIDRLGGLAKAMPLTAGCLLAGAMASLGLPGMSGFISEFTAFLGLFQVRPVVAAIGTLGIIMTAVYMLRAVLNMTFGPSRRDGVQALDMSAGEAVPAFILLALIVAVGVYPYMLAKPLQAAIEMMMNGLGG, from the coding sequence ATGAATGGAACGTACTTTCTGTCACTCTTAATCTTCTCCCCGCTGCTTGGCGTGATTTTGCTTGCGTTTGTGCCAAAAACGCAAGAACGGACGGTCAAACTGCTCGGCTTTTTATCGACGCTGCCGCCGCTTCTTTTATCGCTATTTGCCTTTTCGCAATATTTGCGAGGCTATCGCCTTGAGCATTTGGCGGAAAAGCATGACTGGGTTCGCTTTGCTGATTTTCCGTTTCTTACGGAGTCGACCTACTTGATTCGCTATGAGCTGAATATCGATGGCTTTTCGCTCGTGATGATCGTATTGACATCGCTATTGGCGACGCTTGCCGCCGCCGCTTCCATTCACATTAAAAAGGAATGGAAAGGTTATTTTCAGCTCTTTCTTTTGCTAGAGATCGGCATGCTTGGCGTATTTGCGGCAGGAAATATGATTTTGTTCTTTATCTTTTTGGAAATGACGCTCGTTCCGATGTTCTTTTTAGTCGGCAAGTGGGGCGGGTTTGACCGGGAGCGTGCCGCCTACAGCTACTTGCTGTACAATGGGCTTGGTTCAGCGATTTTGCTCATCGTCATCCTCGTTTTATTCGCCCGTGCCGGAACGTCGAATCTCGTGTTGTTAAAAGAAATGCTGCACAATCCGGTGGCACAGGTGCAGCTGATTGCGCCGCTTTCTAAGGAACTTCGGTTATGGCTGTTTGTCGCTTTGTTTATCGCCTTTGGTATTAAACTACCGATCGTGCCGTTCCACCGCTGGATGCTGCGCGTCCATGTCGAAGCGCCGCCAGCGATTGTCATGCTGCACGCCGGCGTGCTCTTGAAAATTGGGGCGTACGGTCTCATTCGCTTCGGCATCGGGCTGTTTCCTGATCAGTTTCGCCATTTTGCCTTTTGGATTGCCGTGTTAGGGGTCGTCAACCTATTGTATGGAGCATTTTTAGCGTTCGTGCAAGAGGAATTCAAAATGGTGCTCGCCTATTCGAGCGTTTCGCATATGGGGATTATATTGATCGGATTAGGTGCGCTCAATGAAGCGGGGATTCAAGGCGCCATCTTCCAGGCGGTTTCCCACGGGTTGATTGCCGCGTTCCTGTTCCTGCTCGTCAGCATTTTATACGAACGGACGAATACGACGGCGATCGACCGTTTAGGCGGACTCGCAAAAGCGATGCCGCTGACGGCAGGGTGTTTGCTTGCCGGTGCGATGGCATCGCTCGGTCTGCCGGGAATGTCGGGATTTATCAGCGAATTTACCGCCTTTTTAGGGTTGTTCCAAGTGAGGCCGGTTGTCGCCGCGATTGGCACGCTTGGCATCATTATGACCGCCGTTTATATGCTGCGCGCCGTATTGAATATGACGTTTGGCCCGTCAAGGCGCGATGGCGTACAAGCGCTGGATATGAGCGCGGGCGAAGCGGTTCCGGCGTTCATTTTGCTCGCGCTCATTGTCGCCGTCGGCGTTTATCCGTACATGTTAGCGAAGCCGTTGCAGGCGGCGATTGAAATGATGATGAACGGGTTAGGAGGGTGA
- a CDS encoding F0F1 ATP synthase subunit epsilon: MKTIKVSVVTPDGPVYEADVEMVSTKAKSGELGILPGHIPLVAPLEISAVRLKKEGKTEYIAVSGGFLEVRPDKVTILAQAAERAEDIDVARAKAAKERAERRLQSKQDDIDFKRAELALKRAMNRLNVAQMK, from the coding sequence ATGAAAACGATCAAAGTCAGTGTCGTTACTCCTGATGGCCCGGTATATGAAGCGGACGTAGAGATGGTTAGCACGAAAGCAAAAAGCGGAGAGCTTGGAATTTTGCCAGGGCATATTCCGCTTGTCGCACCGCTGGAGATCAGTGCCGTTCGCCTGAAAAAAGAGGGGAAAACAGAATATATTGCGGTTAGCGGCGGATTTTTGGAAGTCCGCCCTGACAAAGTAACGATTTTGGCACAAGCGGCGGAAAGAGCGGAAGATATTGATGTGGCCCGCGCGAAAGCGGCAAAAGAACGCGCAGAACGCCGTCTGCAAAGCAAACAGGATGATATTGACTTTAAACGGGCGGAACTGGCGCTCAAACGCGCTATGAACCGTTTAAACGTAGCGCAAATGAAATAA
- a CDS encoding NADH-quinone oxidoreductase subunit C, which produces MSEEKDLQQLKKEAAERAKQLARERLAAKRAAEQAEQLSDDAKKDVTEEKTEPSADDIALAKKKAAEAARAKAAELRRQKEAAAGNQAAEAEDDIALAKKKAAEAARAKAAELRKQKEAAGNQAAEAEDDIALAKKKAAEAARAKAAELRKQKEAAGDQAVEAEDAIALAKKKAAAAAKAKAAALAKQKAKEAAGGETDDELAKQKAIAAAKAKAAAAAKAKAAALAKQQAGAEGSADSDDELAKAKAKAVAAAKAKAAAAAKAKAAGAETTAQKEEAPSPNQPLLDKYVKVIREHLGEDVLEDAYINRLAKDVPTLVAKKETYYKIAEFLKYNEQLGFDYLSELHGTDFQTHMEVYVHLYSYKNQQAVALKVKIDRDQPEIDSLVPLWQGANWPECEAYDLLGIRFKGHPNLIRIFLGENWVGYPLRKDYEPYDVEV; this is translated from the coding sequence ATGAGCGAGGAAAAAGATTTACAGCAGCTGAAAAAAGAGGCGGCCGAGCGTGCAAAACAGCTGGCAAGGGAACGGCTGGCAGCGAAGCGGGCCGCCGAGCAGGCGGAACAGCTGTCTGACGATGCGAAAAAAGATGTAACGGAAGAAAAAACGGAGCCGTCAGCAGACGACATCGCCTTAGCGAAGAAAAAAGCGGCGGAAGCAGCGCGGGCAAAAGCAGCGGAGTTGCGGAGACAGAAAGAAGCAGCAGCAGGCAACCAAGCCGCAGAGGCGGAAGATGACATCGCACTCGCGAAGAAAAAAGCGGCGGAAGCAGCGCGAGCGAAAGCGGCAGAGTTGCGGAAACAGAAAGAAGCAGCAGGCAATCAAGCCGCGGAGGCGGAAGACGACATCGCACTCGCGAAGAAAAAAGCGGCGGAAGCAGCGCGAGCGAAAGCGGCGGAGTTGCGGAAACAGAAAGAAGCAGCAGGTGATCAAGCTGTAGAGGCGGAAGACGCCATCGCCTTAGCGAAGAAAAAGGCCGCGGCCGCAGCGAAAGCGAAAGCAGCAGCGCTTGCCAAACAAAAAGCGAAGGAAGCAGCGGGCGGCGAAACGGATGATGAGCTGGCGAAACAAAAAGCGATCGCCGCGGCAAAAGCAAAAGCCGCAGCCGCAGCAAAGGCGAAGGCGGCAGCGCTCGCCAAGCAGCAGGCAGGCGCGGAGGGATCCGCTGACAGCGACGACGAGCTCGCCAAGGCAAAAGCAAAGGCGGTTGCCGCGGCAAAAGCGAAAGCGGCGGCGGCAGCGAAGGCGAAAGCGGCGGGGGCGGAGACAACGGCGCAAAAGGAAGAAGCCCCATCGCCAAATCAGCCGTTGCTTGATAAATATGTGAAGGTGATCCGCGAACATCTTGGCGAGGATGTTCTAGAGGACGCCTACATCAACCGCCTTGCCAAAGACGTTCCGACGTTGGTCGCCAAAAAAGAAACCTACTACAAAATCGCTGAGTTCCTTAAATATAACGAACAGCTTGGCTTTGACTACTTATCCGAACTGCACGGAACCGATTTTCAGACGCATATGGAAGTATATGTGCACTTATATTCTTATAAAAACCAGCAAGCGGTTGCCTTGAAAGTAAAAATCGACCGGGATCAGCCGGAAATTGATTCGCTCGTTCCGCTTTGGCAAGGGGCCAATTGGCCGGAATGCGAGGCGTACGACCTGCTTGGCATCCGCTTTAAAGGGCATCCGAACTTAATCCGCATCTTTTTAGGGGAAAACTGGGTCGGATATCCGCTTCGCAAAGATTATGAACCATACGACGTGGAGGTATAG
- the nuoH gene encoding NADH-quinone oxidoreductase subunit NuoH has translation MMEQLLNSVPSWTNVAIFFGLGAALLLVVLGFVTYGILAERKVMGFMQGRYGPNHVGGRWGLLQTVADVLKLLLKEDTIPKAADRPLFILAPILAFAPAFMVLAVLPFTDAFQFADIGVGLLYYIAVSGLTTIGVVTGGWASNNKYALIGGMRAAAQMISYEIPLVMSVLGIVLLTGSLNLNDIVAAQKDVWYIFTQPVAFIVFLVAAVSELNRTPFDLPEAESELVAGFHVEYSGFRWAFFMLAEYVYFFAMAALTTILFLGGWHPVMFLGFIPGPVWFALKFSAVVFVLIWFRATFPRLRADQLMELGWKVLFPVALANIFVTALVKELFF, from the coding sequence ATAATGGAACAATTGTTGAATTCCGTCCCAAGCTGGACGAATGTGGCCATTTTTTTCGGGCTGGGTGCCGCGTTGCTATTGGTGGTGCTTGGCTTTGTCACGTACGGCATTTTGGCGGAACGGAAAGTGATGGGCTTTATGCAAGGCCGCTACGGCCCAAACCATGTCGGCGGCCGCTGGGGGCTTTTGCAAACGGTGGCCGATGTGTTGAAGCTGCTGCTGAAAGAAGACACGATTCCGAAAGCGGCGGACCGGCCGTTGTTCATTTTGGCGCCAATCCTTGCCTTTGCGCCGGCGTTTATGGTATTGGCGGTGCTGCCGTTTACCGATGCGTTTCAGTTTGCCGATATCGGCGTCGGCCTCCTTTATTACATTGCCGTTTCGGGACTGACGACGATCGGCGTCGTTACCGGCGGATGGGCATCGAACAATAAATACGCGCTCATCGGCGGCATGCGCGCGGCAGCGCAAATGATCTCCTATGAAATTCCGCTCGTGATGTCCGTGCTTGGCATCGTGCTGCTGACAGGAAGTTTAAACTTAAACGATATTGTTGCAGCGCAGAAAGACGTATGGTACATTTTTACGCAGCCAGTCGCGTTTATCGTGTTTCTCGTCGCGGCCGTCTCCGAGTTAAACCGCACGCCGTTCGACTTGCCGGAAGCGGAATCTGAGCTGGTCGCCGGATTTCATGTCGAATATTCCGGTTTCCGCTGGGCGTTCTTTATGCTTGCGGAGTATGTGTACTTTTTTGCGATGGCCGCCCTGACAACGATATTATTTTTAGGCGGCTGGCATCCGGTCATGTTTTTAGGCTTTATTCCAGGGCCGGTTTGGTTTGCGCTCAAATTCAGCGCCGTCGTGTTCGTTCTCATTTGGTTTCGCGCGACCTTCCCGCGCCTGCGGGCCGATCAGCTTATGGAATTAGGCTGGAAAGTATTGTTTCCTGTTGCGCTTGCCAATATCTTTGTAACGGCGCTCGTGAAAGAACTATTTTTCTAA
- the nuoK gene encoding NADH-quinone oxidoreductase subunit NuoK, which produces MSSVPLSVYLALALILFCIGLYGALTKRNTVIVLICIELMLNAVNINLVAFAKYGAHPGITGQIFALFTIAVAAAEAAVGLAVLMALYRNRKTVNIDEIDSLKD; this is translated from the coding sequence ATGAGCTCCGTTCCTTTATCCGTGTATCTCGCGTTAGCGCTCATTTTGTTTTGCATCGGTCTGTACGGCGCGCTGACGAAGCGAAATACCGTCATTGTCCTTATTTGCATTGAATTAATGCTGAATGCGGTCAATATTAACTTAGTGGCGTTTGCCAAATACGGGGCCCATCCCGGCATTACCGGACAGATTTTTGCGCTGTTTACGATCGCGGTAGCGGCGGCCGAAGCGGCTGTGGGCCTGGCGGTATTAATGGCGCTTTACCGCAACCGCAAAACAGTGAATATCGATGAGATCGATTCGCTAAAAGATTAA
- the nuoL gene encoding NADH-quinone oxidoreductase subunit L, whose product MMEIAWIVPLFPLFSFFFLLVLGKKMKETSAHVGILMTLFSFLVSLAVLLDRLGGSTYKAEHVWLTVGSAKLTAGFAVTALNAWMLVVVSLVSFLVHIYSKGYMHGDERFSVFYAYLGLFTFAMLGLVLSPNLLQTYVFWELVGLGSFLLIGFYFYKEEAKAAAKKAFIMTRIGDVGFFIGMILLFWQVGSFAYDDIFQAAENGTLSPTMVTLTAILIFIGAVGKSGQFPLHTWLPDAMEGPTPVSALIHAATMVAAGVYLVAALFPLYEASETAMMTVAVIGGFTALFAATIGLVQTDIKRVLAYSTVSQLGYMMLALGSGSYVAGIFHLTTHAFFKALLFLAAGSVIHAVHTQDIEKMGGLWRKMPLTAPLFLIGTLAISGVPLFSGFFSKDEILVAAWTHGHIVLFWIAVAAAFFTAFYMFRLFFLVFGGEKRHDAKDVHEAPAVMTLPMIVLAVLAVAAGYVHTPWFGTFLGDWLTDGAYAHETAPGWIMVVATAVSLLGIFLAWLMYGKRSLARDWLSSRVPHTYSLLRNKYYIDELYMRTVGYAATAISLLLSYIDRFLVEGVARLITATVHTVASIGSRMQNGQVQTYGAVTFVGLALLVVILAFTGGYL is encoded by the coding sequence ATGATGGAAATAGCCTGGATCGTACCGCTTTTTCCGTTGTTTTCCTTTTTCTTCTTGTTAGTATTAGGGAAAAAAATGAAGGAAACGAGTGCACATGTCGGCATCCTTATGACGCTTTTTTCCTTCCTCGTCTCGCTCGCCGTGCTGCTGGACCGGCTCGGTGGTTCGACATACAAGGCGGAACATGTATGGCTGACTGTCGGCAGCGCGAAATTAACGGCCGGATTTGCGGTGACGGCGCTAAACGCATGGATGCTCGTCGTTGTTTCTCTCGTCAGCTTTCTCGTACATATCTATTCGAAAGGATACATGCATGGGGATGAGCGCTTCTCCGTTTTCTATGCGTATTTAGGGCTGTTCACCTTTGCGATGCTTGGCCTTGTGCTTTCACCGAATTTGCTGCAGACATACGTGTTTTGGGAACTCGTCGGCCTCGGCTCGTTTCTATTAATCGGATTTTACTTCTATAAAGAGGAAGCGAAGGCAGCTGCCAAAAAAGCGTTTATTATGACACGCATCGGCGATGTCGGCTTTTTCATCGGCATGATTCTATTATTCTGGCAAGTTGGCAGTTTTGCATACGATGATATTTTCCAAGCGGCAGAAAACGGCACGCTGTCGCCGACGATGGTGACCTTAACCGCGATTTTGATTTTCATCGGCGCCGTCGGGAAATCGGGCCAGTTCCCGCTCCATACATGGCTCCCGGACGCGATGGAAGGCCCGACACCGGTTTCGGCATTAATCCACGCGGCCACGATGGTTGCCGCCGGGGTTTACTTAGTCGCTGCCTTGTTCCCGCTCTATGAAGCGAGCGAAACGGCAATGATGACGGTGGCAGTGATCGGGGGATTTACGGCTCTCTTTGCCGCTACGATTGGTTTGGTGCAAACCGACATTAAACGTGTGCTCGCGTATTCGACGGTAAGCCAGCTCGGCTACATGATGCTGGCGCTTGGTTCGGGAAGTTATGTGGCAGGCATCTTCCATTTAACGACCCATGCGTTTTTCAAAGCGCTCTTGTTTTTAGCGGCGGGAAGCGTCATTCATGCCGTCCATACGCAAGACATTGAAAAAATGGGCGGGCTTTGGCGGAAAATGCCGCTTACTGCACCGCTGTTTCTCATCGGCACGTTAGCGATTAGCGGTGTCCCGCTTTTCTCCGGATTTTTTAGCAAGGATGAAATTTTGGTGGCCGCCTGGACGCACGGGCATATCGTCTTGTTCTGGATCGCGGTAGCAGCCGCCTTTTTCACCGCGTTTTACATGTTCCGCCTCTTTTTCCTCGTCTTTGGCGGGGAAAAGCGGCATGATGCAAAAGACGTTCATGAAGCACCAGCAGTGATGACGCTGCCGATGATCGTGCTCGCCGTGCTCGCTGTTGCCGCCGGGTACGTTCATACCCCTTGGTTCGGCACCTTTCTTGGCGATTGGCTGACAGACGGCGCCTATGCGCATGAAACAGCGCCGGGCTGGATTATGGTGGTGGCGACGGCCGTTTCCTTGCTTGGCATTTTCCTGGCGTGGCTTATGTACGGAAAACGATCGCTTGCGCGGGATTGGCTCAGCTCGCGCGTTCCGCATACGTACAGCTTGCTGCGGAATAAGTATTACATCGATGAATTGTATATGCGTACCGTTGGCTATGCGGCGACGGCAATCAGTCTATTACTCTCGTATATCGACCGCTTTCTTGTCGAAGGGGTTGCCCGCTTGATCACCGCGACCGTCCATACGGTCGCATCGATCGGGTCGCGCATGCAAAACGGGCAAGTGCAAACATACGGCGCTGTCACGTTCGTCGGCCTTGCGCTTCTCGTCGTCATTCTCGCGTTCACAGGGGGGTACTTATAA
- a CDS encoding NADH-quinone oxidoreductase subunit A, whose translation MGNVYANSYLIVFVFLCIGVLLPVGALTLGKLLRPHVPSEAKQTTYESGNNPFHDSRVQFQVRYYMFALLFVIFDVETVFLYPWAVAYNKLGLFALIEMFIFVLMLVLGLIYAWKKKVLQWM comes from the coding sequence TTGGGGAACGTATACGCCAATAGCTACTTGATTGTGTTTGTGTTTTTATGTATCGGCGTTTTGCTTCCTGTCGGGGCATTGACGCTCGGAAAGTTATTGCGTCCACACGTTCCGAGCGAAGCAAAGCAAACCACTTATGAAAGCGGTAACAATCCGTTCCATGATTCGCGCGTTCAGTTTCAAGTCCGCTACTACATGTTCGCTCTATTGTTTGTCATTTTTGATGTGGAGACCGTGTTTTTATATCCATGGGCTGTCGCCTATAACAAATTGGGATTATTTGCTCTCATTGAAATGTTTATTTTCGTGCTCATGCTTGTTTTAGGGCTCATCTATGCTTGGAAAAAGAAGGTGTTACAATGGATGTAA